One genomic segment of Streptomyces sp. RerS4 includes these proteins:
- a CDS encoding TQXA domain-containing protein, with translation MSIAVPAPSASTASCAPTASAGGSPAPPVTGAAARPVVPLPAPLPVATAAVVAVGDAGAGGVRGSVRRPLAVALLAAALAAAPGARAFADSDPTAGRAAEGASAVLDGLKTYGQAVLRTGDGSVRQIPAGLYEMRVDGGGMLQTYGVGVAGYAQPQARYTESGWSGSPLAGNAEAGRIRWVLEHSYPQLNDLAGLAKAAGAGSLTAETAAAGTQVAIWRLADGAQVEATDPAAELLADYLQRTAGRLPEPPASLGLDPGRVSGPVSGPVGSRLGPVTVRTGAQSVSVTPDAAAVAMGVRVVDAEGRPLESVGNGTRLYFEVPPGTPDGTASVTVQGSTKVPVGRVFTSGIPAEAQIVAGSSASASTATATAVWPRPRGQASPSGAPGAMEAPAGAAETVVDAASSSSPEETPDDERLATSGSSAATPVIAALAVGLVVLGGMVVLLLRKRPLEGEDGEDA, from the coding sequence GTGTCGATTGCTGTTCCCGCACCCTCCGCGTCCACCGCGTCCTGCGCCCCCACCGCCTCGGCGGGCGGATCGCCGGCCCCGCCCGTCACCGGGGCGGCCGCCCGCCCCGTGGTTCCGCTTCCCGCTCCGCTTCCTGTGGCGACTGCTGCCGTTGTGGCCGTCGGCGACGCGGGTGCGGGGGGCGTACGGGGCTCCGTACGGCGTCCACTGGCGGTGGCCCTGCTGGCCGCCGCGCTCGCCGCGGCCCCGGGCGCCCGAGCCTTCGCCGACTCCGATCCGACGGCCGGCCGCGCCGCCGAAGGCGCGAGCGCCGTGCTCGACGGGCTGAAGACCTACGGCCAGGCCGTTCTGCGGACCGGGGACGGTTCGGTCCGGCAGATCCCGGCCGGGCTGTACGAGATGCGGGTCGACGGCGGCGGCATGCTCCAGACGTACGGGGTCGGGGTGGCGGGGTACGCGCAGCCCCAGGCCCGGTACACGGAGAGCGGCTGGAGCGGCAGTCCCCTCGCCGGAAACGCCGAGGCCGGGCGCATCCGGTGGGTCCTGGAGCACTCCTACCCGCAGCTCAACGACCTGGCCGGGCTCGCGAAGGCGGCCGGCGCCGGCTCGCTCACGGCGGAGACCGCGGCCGCCGGCACCCAGGTCGCGATCTGGCGGCTGGCCGACGGGGCCCAGGTGGAGGCGACGGACCCGGCGGCGGAGCTGCTGGCCGACTACCTCCAGCGGACGGCGGGCCGACTGCCGGAGCCGCCGGCCTCGCTGGGGCTGGATCCGGGCCGGGTGTCGGGGCCGGTGTCGGGGCCGGTCGGCAGCCGGCTCGGGCCCGTCACCGTGCGGACGGGGGCGCAGAGCGTGAGCGTCACCCCGGACGCGGCGGCCGTGGCCATGGGCGTACGGGTGGTGGACGCCGAGGGGCGCCCGCTGGAGTCCGTCGGCAACGGCACCCGGCTGTACTTCGAGGTGCCCCCGGGCACCCCGGACGGCACGGCCTCGGTCACCGTGCAGGGCTCCACGAAGGTGCCGGTCGGGCGGGTCTTCACCAGCGGGATCCCGGCCGAGGCGCAGATCGTGGCCGGCTCCAGCGCGTCGGCGTCGACCGCCACCGCCACGGCGGTCTGGCCGCGGCCGCGCGGCCAGGCGTCCCCGTCGGGTGCGCCGGGGGCCATGGAGGCCCCGGCCGGGGCGGCGGAGACGGTGGTGGACGCCGCGTCGTCGTCCTCCCCGGAGGAGACGCCGGACGACGAACGGCTCGCCACCAGCGGCAGCTCGGCCGCCACTCCGGTGATCGCCGCGCTGGCGGTGGGACTGGTGGTGCTGGGCGGAATGGTGGTCCTGCTGCTGCGCAAGCGGCCGCTGGAGGGAGAGGACGGGGAAGACGCGTAG
- a CDS encoding VWA domain-containing protein — protein sequence MANFAKPSAPRFSVEVYQNEFLPEGGRDVHAIVTVTSTGGATAGRVLGRDAAVVIMVDCSGSMEYPPAKMRGAREATAAAIDTLRDGTSFAVIAGTHVAKEVYPGQGRLATADPATRAQAKEALRGLSSGGGTAIGTWLRLADGLLRRSPAAIRHGILLTDGRNEHEDPAVLRATLDACAGRFTCDARGVGTDWEVKEVTGIASALLGSADIVADPAHLAEDFTRMMENVMGKEVADVALRLWTPVGAEIQYVKQVSPTMLDLTDRRVEAGPRAGDYPTGSWGDESREYHVCVRVPGAAVGQEMLAARASLLLPGPAGEAGTPLAQGLVRAVWTNDPAASTAINPQVAHYTGQAELAQAIQQGLEARKMGDVDGATAKLGRAVQLASVSGNADTARLLAKVVDVVDAVAGTVRLKAKVADADEMTLETRSTKTVRVKKT from the coding sequence GTGGCGAACTTCGCCAAGCCGAGCGCCCCGCGTTTCAGCGTGGAGGTGTACCAGAACGAGTTCCTCCCCGAGGGCGGGCGGGACGTGCACGCCATCGTGACGGTCACCTCCACCGGCGGTGCCACCGCCGGCCGCGTCCTCGGCCGGGACGCGGCGGTCGTGATCATGGTCGACTGTTCGGGTTCGATGGAGTACCCGCCCGCCAAGATGCGCGGGGCCCGCGAGGCGACGGCCGCCGCGATCGACACGCTGCGCGACGGCACCTCGTTCGCGGTGATCGCCGGCACCCACGTGGCCAAGGAGGTCTACCCCGGCCAGGGCCGCCTCGCCACCGCCGACCCCGCCACCCGCGCGCAGGCCAAGGAAGCCCTGCGCGGCCTGTCCTCCGGCGGCGGCACCGCCATCGGCACCTGGCTCCGCCTCGCCGACGGTCTGCTGCGCCGCTCCCCCGCCGCCATCCGGCACGGCATCCTGCTCACCGACGGCCGCAACGAGCACGAGGATCCGGCCGTGCTGCGGGCCACCCTCGACGCCTGCGCGGGCCGCTTCACCTGCGACGCCCGAGGCGTGGGCACCGACTGGGAGGTGAAGGAGGTCACCGGGATCGCGAGCGCGCTGCTCGGCTCCGCCGACATCGTCGCCGACCCCGCCCACCTCGCCGAGGACTTCACGCGCATGATGGAGAACGTCATGGGCAAGGAGGTCGCGGACGTGGCGCTGCGCCTGTGGACCCCCGTCGGGGCGGAGATCCAGTACGTCAAGCAGGTCTCGCCCACGATGCTCGACCTGACCGACCGGCGCGTCGAGGCGGGCCCGCGCGCCGGGGACTACCCGACCGGATCGTGGGGCGACGAGTCCCGCGAGTACCACGTGTGCGTCCGGGTGCCGGGGGCCGCCGTCGGCCAGGAGATGTTGGCCGCCCGTGCCTCGCTCCTGCTGCCCGGCCCGGCCGGCGAAGCGGGCACCCCGCTCGCCCAGGGGCTCGTCCGGGCGGTGTGGACGAACGATCCGGCCGCTTCGACCGCCATCAACCCGCAGGTGGCGCACTACACCGGACAGGCGGAGCTCGCGCAGGCTATCCAGCAGGGCCTGGAAGCCCGCAAAATGGGCGATGTCGACGGCGCCACGGCCAAACTCGGGCGTGCCGTTCAGCTGGCGAGCGTTTCGGGGAACGCCGACACTGCCAGACTTCTGGCGAAGGTGGTGGATGTCGTGGACGCCGTGGCGGGTACTGTGCGGCTCAAAGCGAAGGTCGCCGATGCCGACGAGATGACCCTTGAAACGCGTTCGACGAAGACCGTCCGAGTGAAGAAGACCTAG
- the ettA gene encoding energy-dependent translational throttle protein EttA, translated as MAEYIYTMRKTRKAHGDKVILDDVFLNFLPGAKIGVVGPNGAGKSTVLKIMAGIEQPSNGDAFLSPGYSVGILMQEPKLDESKTVLENVEDGVGPIKQKLNRFNAIAEEMATNYTDELMEEMGKLQDDLDHANAWDLDAQLEQAMDALGCPPGDWPVTNLSGGEKRRVALCKLLLEAPDLLLLDEPTNHLDAESVNWLEQHLAQYKGAVVAVTHDRYFLDNVAEWILELDRGRAHPYEGNYSTYLEKKAERLKVEGKKDEKRAKRLKEELEWVRSNAKGRQAKSKARLARYEEMAAEADKMRKLDFEEIQIPPGPRLGSIVVEVNNLSKAFGDKVLIDDLSFTLPRNGIVGIIGPNGAGKTTLFKMIQGLEKPDSGEIKVGETVKISYVDQGRANIDPKKTLWAVVSDELDYINVGQVEMPSRAYVSAFGFKGPDQQKPAGVLSGGERNRLNLALTLKQGGNLLLLDEPTNDLDVETLGSLENALLEFPGAAVVVSHDRWFLDRVATHILAYEGDSKWFWFEGNFESYEKNKIERLGPDATRPHRATYKKLTRG; from the coding sequence TTGGCTGAGTACATCTACACGATGCGCAAGACGCGCAAGGCTCACGGCGACAAGGTGATCCTCGACGACGTCTTCCTGAACTTCCTGCCGGGGGCGAAGATCGGCGTGGTCGGCCCGAACGGCGCCGGCAAGTCCACCGTCCTGAAGATCATGGCGGGCATCGAGCAGCCGTCCAACGGCGACGCCTTCCTTTCCCCCGGTTACTCCGTCGGCATCCTCATGCAGGAGCCCAAGCTCGACGAGTCCAAGACCGTCCTGGAGAACGTCGAGGACGGCGTCGGCCCGATCAAGCAGAAGCTCAACCGGTTCAACGCGATCGCCGAGGAAATGGCGACGAACTACACCGACGAGCTGATGGAGGAGATGGGCAAGCTCCAGGACGACCTGGACCACGCGAACGCGTGGGACCTCGACGCCCAGCTGGAGCAGGCCATGGACGCCCTGGGCTGCCCGCCCGGCGACTGGCCGGTCACCAACCTCTCCGGTGGCGAGAAGCGCCGCGTCGCGCTCTGCAAGCTGCTGCTTGAGGCCCCCGACCTGCTGCTCCTCGACGAGCCCACCAACCACCTCGACGCCGAGTCCGTGAACTGGCTGGAGCAGCACCTGGCCCAGTACAAGGGCGCCGTCGTGGCGGTCACCCACGACCGCTACTTCCTCGACAACGTCGCCGAGTGGATCCTCGAACTCGACCGCGGCCGCGCGCACCCCTACGAGGGCAACTACTCCACCTACCTGGAGAAGAAGGCCGAGCGCCTCAAGGTCGAGGGCAAGAAGGACGAGAAGCGCGCCAAGCGCCTCAAGGAAGAGCTGGAGTGGGTCCGCTCCAACGCCAAGGGCCGCCAGGCCAAGTCCAAGGCCCGTCTCGCTCGCTACGAGGAGATGGCGGCCGAGGCCGACAAGATGCGCAAGCTCGACTTCGAGGAGATCCAGATCCCGCCGGGCCCGCGTCTGGGCTCGATCGTGGTCGAGGTCAACAACCTCTCCAAGGCGTTCGGTGACAAGGTCCTCATCGACGACCTGTCCTTCACCCTGCCCCGCAACGGCATCGTCGGCATCATCGGCCCCAACGGCGCCGGCAAGACCACGCTGTTCAAGATGATCCAGGGCCTGGAGAAGCCGGACTCCGGCGAGATCAAGGTCGGCGAGACCGTCAAGATCTCCTACGTCGACCAGGGCCGCGCCAACATCGACCCCAAGAAGACCCTCTGGGCGGTCGTGTCGGACGAGCTGGACTACATCAACGTCGGCCAGGTCGAGATGCCGTCCCGCGCGTACGTCAGCGCGTTCGGCTTCAAGGGCCCGGACCAGCAGAAGCCGGCCGGCGTCCTCTCCGGCGGTGAGCGCAACCGCCTGAACCTCGCGCTCACCCTCAAGCAGGGCGGCAACCTGCTGCTCCTCGACGAGCCCACCAACGACCTCGACGTCGAGACCCTGGGCTCCCTGGAGAACGCGCTGCTGGAGTTCCCCGGCGCGGCCGTGGTCGTCTCCCACGACCGTTGGTTCCTGGACCGCGTGGCCACGCACATCCTGGCCTACGAGGGCGACTCGAAGTGGTTCTGGTTCGAGGGCAACTTCGAGTCCTACGAGAAGAACAAGATCGAGCGGCTCGGCCCGGACGCGACCCGTCCGCACCGCGCCACCTACAAGAAGCTCACCCGGGGCTAG
- a CDS encoding FHA domain-containing protein codes for MPTCPNGHQSASDDWCEVCGHRMAAPTGAPAAPSYGYGYPPTAGEPTAQAELCPQCRTPREAMAPFCEECRYNFLTRAATPVTGAGTAVPPPAPPAPPAPPAPPAPPAPPQPVYSQDHFDYQGSRPSRVNRPAESLEREDDWLLPPPAPEPHVQAAAHAQLTAPVQPAAPVQQQPPAPPEYRQPQGWSATIGPDRSYFTAMMRRSGPEAAGLNLPAYSPEQHLPLSGGQITIGRRRASTGESPDIDLSVPPEDPGVSHQHAVLVQQPDQSWAVVDQNSTNGTTINGGEEPIQPYVPVPLGDGDRVHVGAWTTITIRRG; via the coding sequence ATGCCGACCTGCCCGAACGGGCACCAGTCCGCCTCCGACGACTGGTGCGAGGTCTGCGGTCACCGCATGGCTGCCCCGACGGGCGCCCCCGCGGCGCCCTCCTACGGCTACGGCTACCCTCCCACCGCCGGAGAGCCGACCGCCCAGGCGGAGCTGTGCCCGCAGTGCCGGACCCCGCGCGAGGCCATGGCGCCGTTCTGCGAGGAGTGCCGGTACAACTTCCTGACCCGCGCGGCCACGCCGGTGACGGGTGCGGGCACCGCCGTGCCGCCCCCGGCCCCGCCCGCCCCGCCGGCCCCGCCCGCTCCGCCGGCCCCGCCCGCCCCGCCTCAGCCCGTGTACTCCCAGGACCACTTCGACTACCAGGGCTCCCGCCCGTCGCGGGTCAACCGCCCCGCCGAGTCGCTGGAGCGCGAGGACGACTGGCTGCTGCCGCCGCCCGCGCCCGAGCCGCACGTACAGGCCGCGGCGCACGCACAGCTCACAGCGCCCGTACAGCCCGCAGCGCCCGTACAGCAGCAGCCCCCGGCGCCGCCGGAGTACCGGCAGCCACAGGGCTGGTCGGCGACGATCGGGCCCGACCGCTCGTACTTCACGGCGATGATGCGGCGCAGCGGCCCCGAGGCGGCCGGGCTCAACCTGCCCGCGTACTCCCCCGAACAGCACCTTCCGCTCTCCGGCGGCCAGATCACCATCGGCCGCCGCCGCGCCTCGACCGGCGAGTCCCCCGACATCGACCTGTCGGTGCCGCCGGAGGACCCGGGCGTCTCCCACCAGCACGCGGTGCTCGTCCAGCAGCCGGACCAGAGCTGGGCCGTGGTCGACCAGAACTCCACGAACGGCACCACCATCAACGGCGGTGAGGAACCGATCCAGCCGTACGTGCCCGTCCCGCTGGGCGACGGCGACCGCGTCCACGTGGGCGCCTGGACCACGATCACCATCCGGCGGGGCTAG
- a CDS encoding globin: protein MNDDPQSTVQEMTFYEQVGGEETFRRLVHRFYQGVAEDPLLRPMYPEGDLGPAEERFALFLMQYWGGPTTYSDHRGHPRLRMRHAPFQVDAAAHDAWLRHMRVAVDELGLAPEHEAQLWKYLTYAAASMINTA, encoded by the coding sequence GTGAATGACGATCCGCAGAGCACCGTCCAGGAGATGACCTTCTACGAGCAGGTGGGCGGCGAGGAGACGTTCCGCCGTCTGGTCCACCGCTTCTACCAGGGCGTCGCGGAGGACCCGCTGCTGCGTCCGATGTACCCGGAAGGGGACCTCGGGCCCGCCGAGGAGCGGTTCGCGCTGTTCCTGATGCAGTACTGGGGCGGCCCGACGACGTACAGCGACCACCGCGGGCACCCGCGCCTGCGCATGCGGCACGCGCCGTTCCAGGTGGACGCGGCCGCGCACGACGCGTGGCTGCGGCACATGCGGGTGGCGGTGGACGAGCTGGGCCTCGCGCCGGAGCACGAGGCGCAGCTGTGGAAGTACCTGACCTACGCGGCCGCCTCGATGATCAACACCGCCTGA
- a CDS encoding single-stranded DNA-binding protein: MNDTLVTLVGHVATAIDFKDSSSGGPSARFRFAVTPRYFDRRTEVWTDAPTSFYTVWARRTLALNLTASVAVGEPLVVHGRLRVREAPPDGEGVRWFSADIDAIAIGHDLNRGTAAFRRVVKTDTPLMSTQKAAVV, from the coding sequence ATGAACGACACCCTGGTGACGCTGGTGGGGCACGTGGCGACGGCGATCGACTTCAAGGATTCATCGAGTGGCGGACCCTCGGCGCGATTCCGCTTCGCGGTCACGCCGAGGTACTTCGACCGGCGGACGGAGGTCTGGACGGACGCCCCCACGAGCTTCTACACCGTGTGGGCCCGCCGGACCCTCGCGCTGAACCTGACCGCCTCGGTGGCCGTGGGCGAACCGCTCGTGGTCCACGGCAGGTTGCGGGTCCGGGAGGCCCCACCCGACGGCGAGGGCGTGCGGTGGTTCTCGGCGGACATCGACGCGATCGCCATCGGACACGACCTGAACCGCGGAACCGCCGCGTTCCGGCGTGTCGTCAAGACGGATACACCGCTGATGAGCACTCAGAAGGCGGCGGTGGTCTGA
- a CDS encoding bifunctional phosphatase PAP2/diacylglycerol kinase family protein gives MADQELTWRGVVAGWDRRLFDAVARRHWPGADRVLPRLGRAANHGVLWGAVGAGIAVLGTPRARKAALRGAASLALASATINTVGKWSVRRPRPLLDGVPVVRQPVVPPWTTSFPSGHSASAFAFATGLALESPGWGLAVAPVAVSVAFSRVYTGVHYPADVVAGAALGVAAGFVVRRLARDAQEARVAPGDEREAVGAPALPDGAGLTLVVNTGSGTAAEAGLDLVRERLPKAELVECGGEELPAVLASAAARATVLGVCGGDGTVNAAATAALRAGVPLAVFPGGTLNHFALDLGLAGPEDTCRALATGQAVRISVGRFTPTPPRPHTSPTRAAGPGSVAAAGDGGYFLNNFSIGAYPEMLRHRLRWTPRIGAGPAAVVAAWRVLRAERPVHLTLAGRPRSAWLLFVGNGTYHGSGPAPRRRDSLGEGLLDLRLVHGGGRPGPRLLAAAFTGPLSRSPVHVATHLRSLRVTDIPPGTPLAYDGEYAHAPQALVLDSLPDALVVYRPR, from the coding sequence ATGGCTGATCAGGAGTTGACCTGGCGGGGCGTGGTCGCGGGCTGGGACCGCAGACTGTTCGACGCGGTGGCGCGGCGGCACTGGCCGGGGGCCGACCGGGTGCTTCCGAGGCTCGGGCGCGCAGCCAACCACGGGGTGCTGTGGGGCGCGGTCGGGGCCGGGATCGCCGTGCTCGGCACGCCCCGCGCCCGCAAGGCGGCCCTGCGCGGGGCGGCCTCGCTGGCACTGGCCTCGGCGACGATCAACACCGTCGGCAAGTGGTCCGTCCGCCGGCCCCGGCCGTTGCTGGACGGAGTCCCCGTGGTGCGGCAGCCCGTCGTACCGCCCTGGACGACGTCCTTCCCGTCCGGGCACTCCGCCTCGGCCTTCGCCTTCGCCACGGGACTCGCGCTGGAGTCCCCGGGCTGGGGGCTCGCGGTGGCCCCCGTCGCCGTGTCGGTGGCGTTCTCCCGCGTGTACACGGGGGTGCACTACCCGGCCGACGTGGTCGCCGGCGCGGCGCTCGGGGTGGCGGCCGGGTTCGTCGTGCGCCGCCTCGCGCGCGACGCGCAGGAGGCGCGGGTCGCCCCGGGTGACGAACGCGAGGCCGTCGGAGCGCCTGCCCTGCCGGACGGCGCCGGGCTGACGCTGGTCGTCAACACCGGGTCGGGGACGGCCGCCGAGGCGGGGCTCGACCTCGTACGGGAGCGGCTGCCGAAGGCCGAGCTCGTCGAGTGCGGGGGCGAGGAACTGCCGGCCGTCCTGGCTTCGGCCGCAGCCCGCGCCACCGTGCTCGGGGTGTGCGGGGGTGACGGTACGGTCAACGCCGCCGCGACGGCCGCCCTGCGCGCCGGGGTGCCGCTGGCGGTGTTCCCCGGCGGCACCCTGAACCACTTCGCGCTGGACCTCGGCCTCGCCGGCCCGGAGGACACCTGCCGCGCCCTCGCCACCGGCCAAGCGGTCCGCATCTCGGTAGGCCGCTTCACCCCCACCCCGCCCCGCCCCCACACGTCCCCCACCCGTGCCGCCGGTCCCGGTTCCGTCGCCGCGGCCGGCGACGGGGGGTACTTCCTCAACAACTTCAGCATCGGGGCCTACCCGGAGATGCTGCGGCACCGGCTGCGGTGGACGCCGCGGATCGGGGCGGGGCCGGCGGCCGTGGTGGCGGCCTGGCGGGTGCTGCGCGCCGAGCGGCCCGTCCACCTCACCCTGGCCGGGCGCCCTCGCAGCGCGTGGCTGCTCTTCGTCGGCAACGGCACCTACCACGGCTCCGGCCCCGCCCCCCGGCGCCGCGACAGCCTCGGCGAGGGCCTGCTCGACCTGCGGCTCGTCCACGGCGGCGGCCGCCCCGGCCCGCGCCTGCTCGCCGCCGCCTTCACCGGCCCGCTCAGCCGGTCTCCCGTCCACGTGGCCACCCACCTGCGCAGCCTCCGCGTCACGGACATCCCGCCCGGCACCCCGCTCGCCTACGACGGCGAGTACGCCCACGCCCCCCAGGCCCTCGTCCTCGACTCCCTCCCGGACGCCCTGGTCGTCTACCGCCCCCGCTGA
- a CDS encoding methyltransferase domain-containing protein, with the protein MGTDGTGRDLREAAHAAQVRELVAAGVLADPAWRAAFSAVPRHLFVPYFWTGRGAGHERLWGEDPDPEQRARWLRGVYTDAPLATRLRDGELVSSSSQPSLMAKMLEALEVRDGDDVLEIGTGTGYNAALLCHRLGDEHVTTVDLDEEITESARAHLALLGYRPTVVTGDGARGCPSRAPFDRILVTCTLPLIPPAWLAQCRPGARILAPLSTGLIALTVEGPDFAEGRFLHTSAYFVPLRGATASPHPVGTTGPLHGVPYELVENERFQFLLILTAGVLHPREALDLWRREGRPARERFGVTVTPEGQWAWLDDPQGPYVWSLGEEEP; encoded by the coding sequence ATGGGCACGGACGGCACCGGACGGGACCTGCGCGAGGCCGCGCACGCCGCCCAGGTACGGGAGCTGGTCGCCGCCGGGGTGCTGGCGGACCCGGCCTGGCGGGCGGCGTTCAGCGCCGTGCCCCGCCACCTGTTCGTGCCGTACTTCTGGACCGGCCGCGGCGCCGGCCACGAGCGGCTCTGGGGCGAGGATCCGGACCCGGAACAACGCGCCCGCTGGCTGCGCGGCGTGTACACGGACGCCCCGCTCGCCACCCGACTGCGCGACGGCGAGCTGGTCTCCTCCAGCAGCCAGCCCTCCCTGATGGCGAAGATGTTGGAGGCGCTGGAGGTACGCGACGGGGACGACGTGCTGGAGATCGGCACCGGGACCGGTTACAACGCGGCCCTGCTCTGCCACCGGCTCGGCGACGAGCACGTCACCACGGTCGACCTGGACGAGGAGATCACCGAGTCGGCGCGGGCCCATCTGGCACTCCTCGGCTACCGACCGACGGTCGTCACCGGCGACGGGGCGCGCGGCTGCCCCTCACGCGCGCCCTTCGACCGGATCCTGGTGACCTGCACCCTGCCGCTGATCCCGCCCGCCTGGCTCGCCCAGTGCCGGCCGGGCGCGCGGATCCTGGCCCCCCTGTCGACCGGCCTGATCGCCCTCACGGTCGAGGGCCCCGACTTCGCGGAGGGCCGGTTCCTCCACACGTCCGCCTACTTCGTCCCCCTGCGCGGGGCCACCGCCTCCCCGCACCCCGTCGGGACGACGGGGCCGCTGCACGGGGTCCCGTACGAGCTGGTGGAGAACGAGCGCTTCCAGTTCCTGCTGATCCTGACGGCGGGGGTACTGCACCCGCGCGAGGCGCTCGACCTGTGGCGGCGCGAAGGCCGGCCGGCGCGCGAACGCTTCGGCGTCACCGTCACGCCCGAGGGCCAATGGGCCTGGCTGGACGACCCCCAGGGGCCCTACGTGTGGTCCCTGGGGGAGGAAGAACCCTAG
- a CDS encoding thioesterase family protein, protein MARHHYRCPLRWADMDAFGHVNNVVFLRYLEEARIDFMFRLAPGEGSESFTGGSVVARHEIDYKLPLVHRHEPVLIESWVTRIGAASLTIRYEVKDEATEDRPETVYVRAETVVVPYNLAEGRPRRITAEERLFLEEYLDEPKERVAAKRAEGRLAA, encoded by the coding sequence ATGGCCAGACACCACTACCGGTGCCCCCTCCGCTGGGCGGACATGGATGCCTTCGGGCACGTCAACAACGTGGTCTTCCTCCGTTACCTGGAGGAGGCGCGCATCGACTTCATGTTCCGCCTGGCGCCGGGGGAGGGCAGCGAGTCCTTCACGGGCGGCTCCGTCGTCGCCCGCCACGAGATCGACTACAAGCTGCCCCTCGTGCACCGGCACGAGCCGGTGCTCATCGAGTCCTGGGTGACCCGCATAGGCGCCGCTTCCCTGACCATCCGCTACGAGGTCAAGGACGAGGCGACCGAGGACAGGCCCGAGACGGTCTACGTCCGGGCCGAGACCGTGGTCGTGCCCTACAACCTCGCCGAGGGGCGGCCCCGCCGCATCACGGCCGAGGAACGGCTCTTCCTGGAGGAGTACCTCGACGAGCCGAAGGAACGAGTCGCGGCCAAGCGTGCGGAAGGTCGCCTCGCGGCATGA